TTTGCTATGTCATTATCAATGCTGCATCTCTTGTCTTTTTTATCGAAGCACTTAAAGCATCCAATGCATCCGTGGAGCGGCTTTCCTGCCATCTGGTAGAGTTCGGTCTCGATGCCTTCTCTGCTTATCTCATCAAGGACAGAATTTAACAGTATCGCAGTATTCCCGTCTTTGCGCGCGCTCCCGTTAAAGCCGATGACCTTCATCACTTGGCCTCAGGTTTTTCTTCAGCATATTTTTTCAATAGCTGCCTGAATTTATTTGCGGCGTCAGGGGCCTTTATGCTTTTGCCGTTCAGGATATCTCTGGCAGATACAGATTCATTATTGTAGAAGTACCTGTTTGAATCTTCGTCGATGCTGAGAGCAGAGCCTTCAAGCGCAAGGCCTGCGAAAAGTCCCCGGCTTCTTGAGTATGAGAATATCTCAGCCTTCAGGTATAGATCGGTGCTCATCTCAGCCTGCCGTCCTACAGGGCCTGCTGCGACAGCCGCGTCCGCGCCGAGGGTGAACTTGCCGTTTATTATCCCTTCAATGCTCTTTTCGCTCTTGAATATCAGGATGACATCGCTTGACTGCGCGCCTATCTGGAAACCAAAGCTGCCGCCGGTGAGTGTTATGAACGAGGGGTTACTCCACTGCCCGTTATCGCCTTTTGTCACAAGGATTCCGTGCCCGAGCCTTCCGCCCAATACGAAACCGACCTTTATGACACCGGGGATAACTGCCACGCCGTAGGCGTTATTAAGAAGCGCGACGGGAAGGCCTTCCTCAGGTATCTTCATGATCTCTGTCAGGACAGTTATCGCATCCTCAACCTTCTTCTCTTCTCTTGTCTCGGCCTGGGCCGGAATGATGCCGGAAAGCAGAAACAGGGCGCACATTACTGAAAGGACAACTCTCATTCTTTTCATTTGTCATCTCCTTTCTTTAATAGATTACAAAGCTGGTTTAACACGCCTGACAATATCATTCTCTCTCACTCCGTCAACTGAGGGGATCGACACGATCTCTTCGTTCCTGCCCACATCCACAGGCCTTCCTCTGTCATTACATATATCATCCACCAAAAATGATCTCTCTTCAAGCCCTGTTGAGAGGAATTCAACACTGTCTCCTGTGCTGAGATTGTTTCTCAGCAGGATATCGGTCCTGCCGTTATGAACAGATTTTACAATGCCGACAAGGTCATGGCTCATTCTGTAGACATTCTCTTCATCATGGTTGTAATCTTCATCAGGCTGCTTGCCGAGGAACATGCCTGTTGTATAACCCCTGCTTGAGATCATTGAAAGTTCCCTGAGCCATCTCTCCTGCACATTGTAGGGACGATCCTTCAGGCTGTCAACCGCTTCCCTGTAGGTCTTGATCACTCCGGCAACATAATTAATGCCCTTCATGCGCCCCTCTATCTTAAAGCTGTCGATCCCTGCGTCGGCAAGCTTATCAAGGTGCTCTATCATGCAGAGGTCTTTTGAACTCATCATGTATGTGCCTCTCTTGTCCTCATAAACTGGATGAAATTCATCAGGGCGTTTCTCCTCCATCAGCGCATAATTCCACCTGCAGGAGTTTGTGCATTCTCCATGATTAGCGGGCCTGTTCGCGAGAAAGCTGCTGATGTAGCACCTCCCTGAGTAAGAGATGCATATGGCGCCGTGGACAAAGCATTCAAGCTCGATTGATACGCTGTTGCGTATCTCTTTTATCTCATCTATCGCAAGCTCTCTTGAAAGGACGAGCCTCTTTGCCCCGGCCTTTTCCCAGAACAGGGCGGTTTTCGGGTTTGTGATATTTGCCTGCGTGCTTATATGGATCGGGATCCCAGGCGCGGTCTCTTTTGCCATCTCAAAGATGCCGAGGTCAGAGATGATTATCCCGTCCGGTTTGGCCCTTTTCAGGAAGATTAAATGATCTCTTATCGGGGATATATCTCTGCTGTGAGGGATGATGTTCGCAGTGATATATATTCTTTTGCCTTTTTGATGAACCAGCTCAACGGCCTTTATCAGTCCATCTTCATCAAAGTTGCCGGCCTTTGCCCTGAGGCTAAACTCTGAAAGCCCAAGGTATACCGCGTCGGCGCCGTAGTGAAGCGCGGTTATCAGTTTTTCAAAGTTGCCGGCAGGAGCCAGGAGTTCGGGTGTATTCATGGAAGCTCATATCTTGTGAACTGCCTACTCTTTGGTCCATTCCTGCAGAGTCTCTATTATCTTCTTCGCCTGCTCTTTGCTGGAGATATTGAACTTTGACCTCTGGCTATACACCCCGTTGGTCTTCTGGTAACGGCGGATACTGTATTTCTCTTCTCCGAACGCCTCGTTCTTCTTGTCCCACTGCTGGTATCTGAACATCAAGGTCGCCCACGCGCCTTTTGAAAGTATTACCTTGTCGAGTTCCTTGACGAGCTGGACGTTGTCCTCTTCATAGTTCATTGTTAAGTCATTTACATCTTCAGCACCCATGGCATTCTCCTTTTTTGTTTTATAGAATTATATGCTAAAAGCGGGGTTAATTCCAAGTTGTAGGCGGATACAAATAAATACGGCACGAATGTGGGACGCATGATCCACTCGTTCACATTCATCTGGTTGAAAAATCTTATCAGCTTGCGATAGCTAACTTCTCAGTCTCTTGATCAATCTTGCGCAAAACCGCTTGAATAGCATCAACTTCTGTTTCTTCAAAATACGCTTCGCCGCACTGATTGCATACCCATGCAGGAATGGCATCAAACAGCAAGTGATAACCTTTTCTGTCAATATGAAAAGGCGCTGCCTTTCTTACCATTGCTCCTTGACAATAAATGCATTTCATTTGTTTTTCCTCTCTCTTAAATTATCTTCCCACTGTTCACGGTCAGGAAGATATGCTGTTATTATTGCAAGATAATCTTCTCTTGGAGAACAAACAACATGTATTGCCCGTTCTCCGTCTCCATAACCAAAAATCAAACAACTATGCCCTCTGGCGTCTTCCGGATAATCCTCAATAAGTTCACCGTTATTGATTACTCGATGAACTTCTGATGTACTGATCATTCTGTCTGGTCGTGACATCTGCTGAATTGCATGTGGTAAAAATAATAACTTCTTCCCAGCAGATCCACGAACAAGTTGAATCAAATCTTTCTGTGCACTCACATATAAACTATACTCTTAAAGCAATGGTTTCTTCAATATTTATTTCTAAATCTTCAATCTGCAATTAGAGAGAATATCGCCGTAACGCTCTGCCTTTAACGTGTATTTGTTATGGGTGTTTTTCAGGGTCTTGTCTGTTATCAAAAATAGAATGAATTACTATTTCATTACCTTCTATGGAATAAAATATTGAAAAAGGAAATCTTCTAATGACACAGCCTCTTAAACAGGCATATAATGTTTTGTACATCTCTGGAAAAGCGAGGATGTTATTTAGCGATACCTCAATACAGTCGAGAAATTCAAAACCAAGTCCTCTTCTCTGTTTTTCGTACCATTCAAACGCTAATTCAAGGTCGTCTTTAGCCCTGTCTGTATAGCGCAGGATCATTTATATTTATCACGCAGCTCTTCATGAACAGTTTTACAATCATGAAGTTCCAGTTTTCCATTTTTATAATCATTGTATCTTTTGTCTAATTCGATTTTTTGCCATTCCGGCATTGGCAGCACTTCATTGTTTTGAGCAATAGCATCCCAAATATCCTCAACTAATATTAGTTTTTCTGACAAGTCCAATTTATCTATTTCTTTTACGATTTCATTTGGTCTCATTATGAACACCTCCTATGTAAAATTATACAGTATTAATGTCCCTCCATAACGCAATAAATCAGCAGTGAACGTTCCTCTGGAGCGAGCGGTTAGCCATTAAGCAGTTATTTGCATGAGCCCGTAACAATTCCAGCGCCACCCATAGACGATGAGACAAAAGGCTTCAAAGCACCGTCACGAAACTCTTGGACTTCCAGAAGTTGATACTGCTCTCCGAAATCTGCCGTGGCCTTGAAGGAATTTTCTTTTGACCCTTTGTTTACGACGCGTGTGGACTTTGCCATTAAGGTTGGGATGACCTCGCCGATAATTTCTCCAGTTGATCGGGACACAGAGAACGAACTGCCCTTCATGTCTTTTTCCCACGCCGAGATTTCCAGCGCCCCCTTAGTTGATAGGGAATACACATGGACGACTTCGCAGGTGTAGGCGAGGGCGCCTGCCATAGCATTATTGCCCAAAGACAGAAACAGTACGGCGACTACGACTTGTACGAAGCGGATCATCGGTTCCTCCTTTAATGGTTAACAATTATACCCAGCCGTATTTGCTGGAATAAGACATTGTAGTCGGTGTGAAATGAAAAACACAAGCACAAAATATAGTGGAATGACGGAAAAGTAAAAGCATGATTATAAAATCCCATCTTTTGCTAAAGTTGGGGAAAAAATGGAAACAAAATTCTATTTACAGAGCAGGGCATCGTTAACCGCTTTAATGATATTTTCCTGAATCTCATTCCATTGTTTATTATTACCCAGTGAATATTTCTGATTGACCTCAAGCTCGATTCCAAGATAATGTTTCTGCGGAAAGTTTTTTCTGAAATAGGTCACAAGCCCGTCTGTCTTGCCGAGGTAGGGATAATTGCGGCGGACGACGAGGCCGGGGTTTGAGACGCTGAGTGCTTTCTGCAAGCGGATACAGAACTCTTTTTCTTTTGTTCGTAAAGGGTCATAAAGTAGTCCGATGTCAGCATTACGCTTTACACCATTTAGCACAGGCGTGAAGGTATGAACCGCTATATGCAAAACATTTTTGCCCGAATGAATTTTGTCTGCAATAACTGATTCGATTACATTACGGTAAGAATGGTAGTATTTTTTAAGGATATCGGCTCTTACATTGCTGCCGGACTTTCTGCTTATATCAGAAAAGAGGTTCGGATGCTTCAATGACCGGTTCAGGTCAACAAGCAGGCGTGTTATTTCAGAGTAATAACAGCGCACACCGAGATATTCTGCAATCGCTCCTGCGAGTTCATATGAGCCGATATCAAAACCTTTATGGCTATTCAGCAGCTTTTCTTTGCCCTTAAAGAGATGCACGTATTCCTGAGGCACAAGATTGCCGCCGTGTTCGCACGAGATGATTATCTCAAATTGTTTATTCATTGAACACCCTGTTTTCAGCGAGGCATTCGCAAAGTTTTTCATATACTGTTTTCAGCCGTTTATGTGAAGGTTTTTTGCCAAGCGACTTGAGTATTCTCTGTGATAGAGTTCCTTCTTCTGTAATGATTTTCAGGATATTTTGAGATTCGACAGAAATTGGGTATTTCTTGCCGGCTTCCATTATAAGATGCTTCCACAATTCATTTGCAGTAGCTTTTGACTCAGGGAATCTGAACATCTTTAGATAACGCGTATTCTGAATTACCGCGTTTCCGCTATCGCGTATGGTGCTTTTAAAGACCGGAAGCAATGCATTCACTCCCCATACTTTCTGTTCTTCATAGCTTGCCAACTTCTCAGCCACAAGAAGTTTTAAGGCCGATATGACTATCTCAGCTATGGCGATATCAGCTCGCGGGCACTCCTGCGTATCCGCAATTCGTATCTCCATCGCGTTTCGCTCGTAACGGGGTATTGCTCCCCTTGAATTGAGCCATTCATTATTTAGGATATTCTCATCATCATATTTAGCTATATCCTTGTACATTTTCCCCAGTATCTTCTCTCTGTATTCAGCCTTTGTGAAGACAGGTTCAGGGATTATCTTTCCCATGATTGACGGAACCTTCCTTTGGTTCCGTGCATAATGCAAAAGGCGTGTATCCTGCAAGCCGGTGATCTTTCCTTCAACAACCGGCGAGCTGGCAGCAAGCGCAGGGATCATCGGAAGGAGAAGACGGACTGCTGCATGAAGCCTGCCTAATTCATCATCGCCTTTGAAAGAGAGATTTATGTGCATGCTCTGGACATTTGCCCAGCCGTGCCTCTTGCAGTTGAATATCCTGTCATAGGTTTCGTACACACTATGGTAACGGCGCGCCCAGAGCTTTGTCTCTTTCCGTGGATTCATCCAGGGATGCATGGCAGAGGGCATGAGCATTCCGCCCATCGGTCTGAGAATATTATTGATGTCTGTTATCTGTTTATGAAATGATTTTGAAAGCCCTTTGAGAGAGGGTACGGGTTCATTGTTCTTGATCTCCATGACATGAGAGACAAGCTCGTTCGACCATGCCATGCTGCCGTTGTAATGATCGGTTGTGTAACGTCCGGCAGCAGCGCGCAGCACTGCGTCAGATATCGGCATGACATCAAGCGTTTCACAGTCTGCGATAATATATTCCAGTTCAATGCCGAAGCCTTCAAAGAGTTTCAGTCTATTCGCAGCCACAGGTTAATACCACGTCTCCTTGCGCTGTTCTATCCTGCGCAATATGACGCGCATGATCCTCAGGTAAAGTTCTTCCTTGAGTATCGCGTCCTCAACACCATAGTCGATATTGGGATTGTCATTGACTTCGATAATGTAATACTTATCGCCATCCTGTTTTATATCAACACCGTATAATCCGTCTCCAATCAGGTTTGCGGCACGGAGCGCGGCACGGATGAGTCCTGTAGGCGCGTGCTCCACAGGGATCGTTTCAGCCCTGCCGTCTTCTGTCTTTAAACCGTTCGGGTCGCGTTTAATTATCTGCCAGTGTTTTTTAGCCATGTAATATTTGCATACGAAAAGAGGCTGACGGTCGAAGACGCCGACACGCCAGTCAAAAGGCGTTGAGAGAAATTCCTGGGCGATGATAAGCTCTGAACGGTCGAGCATCTTCCCTACATTCAGCCTCAGGTCTTCCTCGGTCTCCACCTTTATCACACCCTGCGAGAATGAACTGTCCGGCTTTTTCAGTATGCAGGGCAGGCCGAGCATGCTTGTTACATGTTTTGCATTTTCACGGTGAACTATGACCGTCTTTGGCGTAAGCATTCTGTTGCGCTCAAGCAGCTCCGCGAGAAAGACCTTGTTTGTGCATTTAAGTATGGACTCAGGATCGTCAACAACAACCAGCCCTTCTGCCGCAGCCTTGCTGGCAAAGCGGTATGTATGATGCAGCACGCTTGTGGTCTCGCGGATAAAGAGCGCGTCAAACTCGCTGAGCCTGCCGAAATCTTCCCTGTCGATAAGTTCAGCCTCCATGCCGAGCGACTCGGAAGACCTTATGAAACGTTCGATAGCCTTCGGGTTTGAAGGCTGTTCTTCTTCGTCTTTATCAAAGAGTATCGCGAGATCGAATCTCGGCGCCTTCTTTCTGGCGGTGAACTTTCGCCTCTTCTGGAAATACTCACCTGCGGCTTCAACCACAAAAGCGCGATGCTCTTCAGGTATGTCGTTCACTGCGATCGGATTGATATTCTGTATCTGCCATTTCTGCTCTTTGTCATTAAAGACAAAGA
This DNA window, taken from Nitrospirota bacterium, encodes the following:
- a CDS encoding U32 family peptidase is translated as MNTPELLAPAGNFEKLITALHYGADAVYLGLSEFSLRAKAGNFDEDGLIKAVELVHQKGKRIYITANIIPHSRDISPIRDHLIFLKRAKPDGIIISDLGIFEMAKETAPGIPIHISTQANITNPKTALFWEKAGAKRLVLSRELAIDEIKEIRNSVSIELECFVHGAICISYSGRCYISSFLANRPANHGECTNSCRWNYALMEEKRPDEFHPVYEDKRGTYMMSSKDLCMIEHLDKLADAGIDSFKIEGRMKGINYVAGVIKTYREAVDSLKDRPYNVQERWLRELSMISSRGYTTGMFLGKQPDEDYNHDEENVYRMSHDLVGIVKSVHNGRTDILLRNNLSTGDSVEFLSTGLEERSFLVDDICNDRGRPVDVGRNEEIVSIPSVDGVRENDIVRRVKPAL
- a CDS encoding N-formylglutamate amidohydrolase — protein: MNKQFEIIISCEHGGNLVPQEYVHLFKGKEKLLNSHKGFDIGSYELAGAIAEYLGVRCYYSEITRLLVDLNRSLKHPNLFSDISRKSGSNVRADILKKYYHSYRNVIESVIADKIHSGKNVLHIAVHTFTPVLNGVKRNADIGLLYDPLRTKEKEFCIRLQKALSVSNPGLVVRRNYPYLGKTDGLVTYFRKNFPQKHYLGIELEVNQKYSLGNNKQWNEIQENIIKAVNDALLCK
- a CDS encoding lipid-binding SYLF domain-containing protein, with the protein product MKRMRVVLSVMCALFLLSGIIPAQAETREEKKVEDAITVLTEIMKIPEEGLPVALLNNAYGVAVIPGVIKVGFVLGGRLGHGILVTKGDNGQWSNPSFITLTGGSFGFQIGAQSSDVILIFKSEKSIEGIINGKFTLGADAAVAAGPVGRQAEMSTDLYLKAEIFSYSRSRGLFAGLALEGSALSIDEDSNRYFYNNESVSARDILNGKSIKAPDAANKFRQLLKKYAEEKPEAK
- a CDS encoding RimK family protein, producing MAILIVVNDPHDLPIHFEGSELVAAKTYLTDPGYAAMRDVKVFNLCRSYRYQSTGYYVSLLAAARGHKPIPSISTIQDLKSQTIIRVASDELEELIQKSLAPIQSTEFVLSIYFGRNMAKRHDPLCTHLFKLFESPFLRAIFVFNDKEQKWQIQNINPIAVNDIPEEHRAFVVEAAGEYFQKRRKFTARKKAPRFDLAILFDKDEEEQPSNPKAIERFIRSSESLGMEAELIDREDFGRLSEFDALFIRETTSVLHHTYRFASKAAAEGLVVVDDPESILKCTNKVFLAELLERNRMLTPKTVIVHRENAKHVTSMLGLPCILKKPDSSFSQGVIKVETEEDLRLNVGKMLDRSELIIAQEFLSTPFDWRVGVFDRQPLFVCKYYMAKKHWQIIKRDPNGLKTEDGRAETIPVEHAPTGLIRAALRAANLIGDGLYGVDIKQDGDKYYIIEVNDNPNIDYGVEDAILKEELYLRIMRVILRRIEQRKETWY
- a CDS encoding type II toxin-antitoxin system RelE/ParE family toxin — translated: MILRYTDRAKDDLELAFEWYEKQRRGLGFEFLDCIEVSLNNILAFPEMYKTLYACLRGCVIRRFPFSIFYSIEGNEIVIHSIFDNRQDPEKHP
- a CDS encoding YgiT-type zinc finger protein, with protein sequence MKCIYCQGAMVRKAAPFHIDRKGYHLLFDAIPAWVCNQCGEAYFEETEVDAIQAVLRKIDQETEKLAIAS
- a CDS encoding DUF4258 domain-containing protein, with the translated sequence MSAQKDLIQLVRGSAGKKLLFLPHAIQQMSRPDRMISTSEVHRVINNGELIEDYPEDARGHSCLIFGYGDGERAIHVVCSPREDYLAIITAYLPDREQWEDNLRERKNK
- a CDS encoding addiction module protein produces the protein MRPNEIVKEIDKLDLSEKLILVEDIWDAIAQNNEVLPMPEWQKIELDKRYNDYKNGKLELHDCKTVHEELRDKYK
- a CDS encoding glutamate--cysteine ligase, translating into MAANRLKLFEGFGIELEYIIADCETLDVMPISDAVLRAAAGRYTTDHYNGSMAWSNELVSHVMEIKNNEPVPSLKGLSKSFHKQITDINNILRPMGGMLMPSAMHPWMNPRKETKLWARRYHSVYETYDRIFNCKRHGWANVQSMHINLSFKGDDELGRLHAAVRLLLPMIPALAASSPVVEGKITGLQDTRLLHYARNQRKVPSIMGKIIPEPVFTKAEYREKILGKMYKDIAKYDDENILNNEWLNSRGAIPRYERNAMEIRIADTQECPRADIAIAEIVISALKLLVAEKLASYEEQKVWGVNALLPVFKSTIRDSGNAVIQNTRYLKMFRFPESKATANELWKHLIMEAGKKYPISVESQNILKIITEEGTLSQRILKSLGKKPSHKRLKTVYEKLCECLAENRVFNE